Proteins encoded in a region of the Pseudomonas viciae genome:
- a CDS encoding methyl-accepting chemotaxis protein: MKNLRFNQKILLIASLLIMTVFSTFTVLNDVRLRDDNVKKIEEHTRALSTSMAHDIQSWLDGRLILLKGFAELIGHDPSPQNILDKLQSQVLMSQFIAGYVGTRDGGFQIHPPREMPADYDSRQRRWYIDAVDHGVAMTEPYVGAGIDYPIITQAVALHAGQQTLGVLGASLNIETISQTLNAQAFEGSGYAFLVSKEGKILVHPDKALIGKTLSDLFPGNTPALNDRLVEATTVDGVKFTLFSAIKGLPMKDWYIGIVLDKQAAMASLAAFRSSAIITTIVAGLATLLLLGLLIRVLMKPLRLISHAMEDIAQGDGDLTRRLSILSNDEFGQLAVSFNRFGDRIHASITEVSSTTNSLKEATRKVLTASNSSVGKSEHQSGFTSNVAAAIEELGASAQEIASSASAASRGASSARAQIDSSCMLVENTVNAMSCLQENIEETRAQIEELNTKSANIGKVLEVISTISGKTNLLALNAAIEAARAGAAGRGFAVVADEVRSLAHHTQTATEEIRAVIEALQEGATQAAKTMLRSHEIGSQSVRVATQAGDSLLSVVSRIIEIDEMCLTVAAATEEQTSAVDQLTRDVHEISQLNRHATDNLCSTLTACGELDFEVGRLRSVVDTFKL; this comes from the coding sequence ATGAAAAATCTCAGGTTTAACCAGAAGATACTACTGATTGCTTCGTTGCTTATCATGACGGTGTTTTCCACATTCACCGTATTGAATGACGTTCGGTTGCGTGACGACAACGTAAAAAAAATCGAGGAACACACCCGCGCCCTCTCGACATCGATGGCACATGATATCCAGAGCTGGCTGGACGGAAGACTGATTCTGCTAAAGGGATTTGCCGAACTCATCGGCCACGATCCCTCGCCGCAAAACATACTCGACAAGTTGCAGAGCCAAGTGCTCATGAGCCAGTTTATCGCCGGTTATGTGGGCACCCGTGACGGTGGGTTCCAGATCCATCCCCCGCGGGAGATGCCAGCCGATTACGACAGTCGGCAACGGCGCTGGTACATAGACGCCGTAGACCATGGCGTGGCAATGACCGAACCCTACGTAGGGGCCGGGATCGACTACCCGATTATCACCCAGGCGGTCGCCCTCCACGCCGGGCAGCAAACGCTCGGCGTCCTGGGCGCCAGTCTGAACATCGAGACGATTTCTCAAACGCTCAACGCGCAAGCCTTCGAGGGCAGTGGATACGCTTTTCTGGTGAGTAAGGAAGGCAAAATACTGGTTCACCCCGACAAGGCACTGATCGGCAAGACACTGTCCGATCTGTTTCCGGGCAATACCCCGGCGCTCAATGATCGATTGGTGGAAGCCACTACGGTCGATGGCGTGAAATTCACACTGTTCTCTGCGATCAAAGGCCTGCCGATGAAAGACTGGTACATCGGCATCGTCCTGGACAAGCAGGCAGCCATGGCCAGTCTTGCTGCGTTCCGCAGTTCGGCGATCATCACCACAATCGTTGCCGGCCTGGCCACCCTGTTGCTGCTCGGGCTGCTTATTCGCGTGTTGATGAAGCCCCTGCGCCTTATCAGTCACGCGATGGAAGATATCGCCCAGGGCGACGGTGACCTGACCCGACGCTTGTCGATCCTGTCGAATGATGAATTCGGCCAGTTGGCCGTGAGTTTCAATCGCTTCGGCGACCGGATCCATGCCTCCATCACCGAAGTCTCATCAACGACGAACTCCCTGAAAGAGGCCACCCGCAAGGTCCTGACGGCCTCCAACTCCTCGGTTGGGAAGTCGGAACACCAATCCGGCTTTACCAGCAACGTGGCGGCGGCCATTGAGGAGCTTGGGGCGTCGGCGCAAGAAATCGCCTCGAGTGCCTCGGCGGCGTCCAGAGGCGCCTCGAGCGCCAGGGCGCAGATCGATTCGAGCTGCATGCTCGTCGAGAACACGGTCAATGCGATGAGTTGCCTGCAAGAAAACATCGAAGAAACCCGCGCACAGATCGAAGAACTCAACACCAAAAGCGCCAATATCGGCAAGGTGCTGGAGGTCATCTCGACGATCTCCGGAAAAACCAACCTGCTGGCCTTGAACGCCGCCATCGAGGCAGCCCGGGCCGGAGCGGCCGGGCGCGGGTTTGCCGTGGTGGCGGACGAAGTCAGAAGCCTTGCCCACCACACCCAGACAGCGACCGAAGAAATCAGGGCGGTGATCGAGGCGCTGCAGGAGGGGGCTACCCAGGCTGCCAAGACCATGCTGCGCAGCCATGAAATCGGCAGCCAAAGTGTACGTGTGGCGACCCAGGCCGGAGACAGCCTGCTGAGCGTGGTGTCACGCATCATCGAGATCGATGAGATGTGCCTGACGGTCGCCGCTGCAACCGAGGAACAAACCAGCGCTGTCGACCAGCTCACTCGGGATGTTCATGAGATCAGCCAGTTGAATCGCCATGCCACCGACAACTTGTGCTCGACCCTCACGGCGTGTGGAGAACTGGATTTTGAAGTCGGACGACTCCGGAGTGTGGTCGATACGTTCAAGTTGTAG
- a CDS encoding TIGR03862 family flavoprotein, translating to MTQAPKPSTPNVAIIGGGPAGLMAAEVLSRAGIQVDLYDGMPSVGRKFLLAGVGGMNITHSEAFPAFLSRYAERAANIAPLLRAFGANELCEWIHGLGIDTFVGSSGRVFPTDMKAAPLLRAWLKRLRDAGVMIHTRHRWLGWNPDGSLLVTAADGEKTLRPTATLLALGGGSWSRLGSDGAWMLPLEQRGVGLAPLQPSNCGFEVQAWSDLMVSKFAGAPLKNIAIGLNDDVPRLGECVITATGIEGSLIYALSAPIREAINQHGSATIHLDLLPGRPVDKIQQALSKPRGSRSMAKHLHSQLGIDGVKAALLRELTPADCFSDPARLAQAIKALPLTLVKTRPLDEAISSAGGVTFEALDERLMLKQVPGVFCAGEMLDWEAPTGGYLLTACFASGRAAGLGMLEWLQRKD from the coding sequence ATGACCCAAGCGCCCAAGCCTTCCACCCCAAACGTCGCCATCATCGGCGGCGGCCCAGCCGGCCTGATGGCGGCCGAGGTGTTGAGTCGGGCCGGGATCCAGGTCGACCTGTATGACGGCATGCCCTCGGTGGGCAGGAAATTTCTGCTGGCCGGTGTCGGCGGCATGAACATCACCCACTCGGAAGCCTTTCCGGCCTTCCTGTCCCGCTATGCCGAACGCGCGGCGAACATCGCCCCGCTGCTGCGGGCATTTGGCGCAAATGAACTGTGCGAATGGATTCATGGCCTGGGTATCGACACCTTTGTCGGCAGTTCCGGGCGGGTATTTCCTACCGACATGAAAGCCGCCCCGCTGCTGCGTGCCTGGCTCAAACGCCTGCGCGATGCCGGCGTGATGATCCATACCCGCCATCGCTGGCTGGGCTGGAACCCCGACGGCAGCTTGCTAGTCACCGCTGCGGACGGCGAAAAAACACTGCGACCCACTGCGACATTGCTGGCGCTGGGCGGCGGCAGTTGGTCACGCCTGGGCTCCGATGGTGCCTGGATGCTGCCACTGGAACAGCGCGGTGTAGGCCTTGCGCCCTTGCAGCCGAGCAATTGCGGATTCGAAGTGCAGGCCTGGAGCGATCTGATGGTCAGCAAATTCGCCGGCGCCCCGCTGAAAAATATCGCCATCGGCCTGAATGACGATGTACCGCGCCTCGGTGAATGCGTGATCACCGCCACCGGCATCGAAGGCAGCCTGATCTATGCCCTGTCGGCGCCAATTCGCGAAGCCATCAACCAACACGGCAGCGCGACGATCCATCTGGACCTGCTGCCAGGCCGACCTGTGGATAAAATCCAGCAAGCCCTGAGCAAGCCACGCGGTTCACGCTCAATGGCCAAGCACTTGCACAGCCAGTTGGGGATCGACGGGGTCAAGGCCGCGCTGTTGCGCGAACTCACGCCCGCCGATTGTTTTAGCGACCCGGCGCGGCTGGCCCAGGCGATCAAGGCCTTGCCATTGACCCTGGTGAAAACCCGCCCCCTGGACGAAGCCATCAGCAGCGCCGGTGGCGTGACCTTCGAAGCCTTGGACGAACGGTTGATGCTCAAGCAAGTACCCGGGGTGTTCTGTGCCGGGGAAATGCTCGACTGGGAAGCGCCGACTGGCGGCTACCTGCTGACAGCCTGCTTTGCCAGTGGCCGGGCAGCGGGGTTGGGGATGCTGGAGTGGTTGCAGCGCAAGGATTGA
- a CDS encoding DEAD/DEAH box helicase, whose protein sequence is MTFATLGLIEPLLRALETLGYQTPTPVQAQAMPAVLAGRDLMAAAQTGTGKTAGFAVPLLQLLTTEGPKVTANSVRALILVPTRELAEQVHESVRQYAQNLPLSTYAVYGGVSINPQMMKLRKGVDLLVATPGRLLDLFRQNALKFNQLQTLVLDEADRMLDLGFSEELANIYKALPKKRQTLLFSATFSDAIRLLAGQMLNDPLSIEVSPRNVAANTVKQWVVTVDKKRKPELFIHLMRKGKWKQVLVFAKTRNGVDALVEKLQGMGINADGIHGDKPQATRQRALDRFKASEVQILVATDVAARGLDIEDLPLVVNFDLPIVAEDYIHRIGRTGRAGSTGQAISLVCADEVNLLSAIETLTRQTLPRQMEQDFEPEHRVPETDASGQVIKKPKKPKKPKTSGGGGKRNLGKWVDSGDAGPVEPSVKPVRKVPVFNTGPRKRKP, encoded by the coding sequence ATGACTTTCGCCACCCTTGGCCTGATCGAACCCTTGCTGCGCGCCCTCGAGACGCTCGGTTACCAGACCCCGACCCCGGTGCAGGCCCAAGCCATGCCGGCGGTGTTGGCCGGTCGCGACCTGATGGCCGCCGCCCAGACCGGCACCGGCAAGACTGCCGGTTTCGCCGTGCCGCTGTTGCAACTGCTGACCACCGAAGGGCCCAAGGTGACCGCCAACTCGGTGCGGGCACTGATCCTGGTGCCGACCCGTGAACTGGCCGAACAGGTCCATGAAAGCGTGCGTCAGTACGCGCAAAACCTGCCGCTGAGCACCTACGCCGTGTACGGCGGTGTCAGTATCAACCCGCAGATGATGAAGCTGCGCAAGGGCGTCGATCTGCTGGTCGCCACGCCCGGTCGCCTACTCGATCTGTTCCGGCAGAACGCGCTGAAGTTCAACCAGTTGCAGACCCTGGTACTGGACGAAGCCGATCGCATGCTCGATCTGGGTTTCTCCGAGGAACTGGCGAATATTTACAAGGCCCTGCCGAAAAAGCGTCAGACCCTGTTGTTCTCGGCGACCTTTTCCGACGCGATCCGCTTGCTGGCCGGGCAGATGCTCAACGACCCGCTGAGCATTGAAGTGAGCCCGCGCAACGTTGCCGCCAACACCGTCAAGCAATGGGTGGTGACGGTGGACAAGAAGCGCAAGCCGGAGCTGTTCATTCACTTGATGCGCAAGGGCAAGTGGAAACAGGTACTGGTATTCGCCAAGACTCGTAACGGTGTCGACGCGTTGGTGGAAAAACTCCAGGGCATGGGCATTAACGCCGACGGAATCCATGGTGACAAACCCCAGGCCACCCGTCAGCGGGCACTGGACCGTTTCAAGGCCAGCGAAGTGCAGATCCTGGTGGCCACCGACGTCGCTGCCCGTGGCTTGGATATCGAAGATTTGCCGTTGGTGGTGAATTTCGACCTGCCGATCGTTGCCGAGGATTACATCCACCGTATCGGTCGTACCGGCCGGGCGGGCTCCACGGGACAGGCGATTTCCCTGGTCTGCGCTGACGAAGTGAATTTGCTGTCAGCCATCGAAACCCTGACCCGTCAGACATTGCCCCGGCAGATGGAACAGGACTTCGAGCCAGAGCATCGAGTGCCGGAGACCGATGCCAGTGGCCAGGTCATCAAGAAACCGAAAAAGCCGAAGAAACCCAAGACCTCGGGCGGTGGCGGCAAGCGCAACCTGGGCAAGTGGGTGGACAGCGGCGACGCTGGGCCTGTGGAGCCTTCGGTCAAACCTGTGCGCAAGGTACCGGTGTTCAATACTGGGCCGCGCAAGCGTAAGCCTTGA
- the yedA gene encoding drug/metabolite exporter YedA, which translates to MPGLRRFPLPLIAAFFALYVIWGSTYLVIRIGVEHWPPLLLAGIRFVLAGSLMYGFLRWRGAPAPTWAQWKAGAIIGVLLLSFGNGAVSVAEHTGVASGVAALAVATVPLFTLLCGYFWGARNTRLEWAGIVLGLIGIAMLNLGSNLQSSPLGATLLVFAAASWAFGSVLSKHLPLPAGAMASAVEMLVGGVVLLIGSVASGEHLESLPPLEGWLALAYLTCFGSIIAFNAYMYLLKHVRPAAATSYAYVNPAVAVLLGIVFAGETIGVEEAVAMLVIISAVVLIGLPQWRKPKPASAES; encoded by the coding sequence ATGCCGGGCCTACGCCGTTTCCCTTTGCCATTGATCGCTGCCTTTTTCGCCTTGTACGTCATCTGGGGTTCGACCTACCTGGTGATTCGCATCGGTGTCGAGCATTGGCCGCCCCTGTTGCTGGCGGGGATTCGCTTCGTGCTGGCCGGCTCGCTGATGTACGGTTTCCTGCGCTGGCGCGGGGCACCGGCGCCGACCTGGGCGCAATGGAAGGCCGGGGCCATCATTGGCGTGCTGTTGCTCAGTTTTGGCAACGGCGCGGTGAGTGTGGCCGAGCACACCGGCGTGGCATCCGGGGTAGCGGCGCTGGCCGTGGCGACGGTGCCTTTGTTTACCTTGCTCTGCGGCTATTTCTGGGGCGCGCGTAATACCCGTCTGGAATGGGCGGGGATTGTGTTGGGGTTGATCGGCATCGCCATGCTCAACCTCGGTTCCAACCTGCAATCGAGCCCCCTGGGTGCGACCTTGCTGGTGTTCGCGGCGGCGTCCTGGGCCTTTGGTTCGGTGCTGAGCAAGCACTTGCCGTTGCCGGCGGGGGCGATGGCCAGTGCTGTGGAAATGCTGGTGGGCGGCGTGGTGCTGTTGATCGGCAGCGTGGCCAGTGGTGAACACCTGGAGAGCCTGCCGCCGCTGGAAGGCTGGCTCGCCTTGGCTTACCTGACGTGCTTCGGTTCGATCATTGCCTTCAATGCCTACATGTACCTGCTCAAGCATGTGCGCCCGGCAGCGGCCACCAGTTATGCCTACGTCAACCCGGCGGTGGCGGTGTTGCTGGGGATCGTATTCGCCGGTGAAACCATCGGCGTTGAAGAGGCCGTGGCGATGCTGGTGATCATCAGCGCCGTGGTGTTGATCGGGCTGCCTCAGTGGCGCAAACCCAAGCCTGCGTCGGCCGAATCCTGA
- a CDS encoding Lrp/AsnC family transcriptional regulator, with product MDKYDRMLLSALLENGRASYAELARKVNLSAPAVAERVSKLETSGVITGYQAKVDMAKIGLPVQCVIELRMNQHGNQKTYDELCKIPQLTECHRVTGDPCVIMQAAVGSMPELEELINRIAKFGFSKTSIVLSSAIEKRVPLGQLEGNGK from the coding sequence GTGGATAAATACGACCGCATGCTGCTCAGCGCCCTGTTGGAAAACGGTCGTGCGTCCTACGCCGAACTGGCCCGCAAAGTGAACCTGTCGGCCCCAGCCGTGGCCGAGCGGGTCAGCAAGCTGGAAACCAGCGGCGTGATCACCGGCTACCAGGCGAAAGTCGATATGGCGAAAATCGGCCTGCCGGTGCAGTGCGTCATCGAACTGCGGATGAACCAGCACGGCAACCAGAAGACCTACGACGAACTGTGCAAAATCCCGCAACTGACCGAATGCCATCGGGTGACAGGCGACCCCTGCGTGATCATGCAAGCGGCGGTCGGCTCGATGCCGGAACTGGAAGAGCTGATCAACCGCATCGCCAAGTTCGGCTTCAGCAAGACCTCGATCGTGTTGTCCAGCGCCATTGAAAAGCGCGTGCCGTTGGGGCAGTTGGAAGGCAACGGGAAATAA